From the Theobroma cacao cultivar B97-61/B2 chromosome 2, Criollo_cocoa_genome_V2, whole genome shotgun sequence genome, one window contains:
- the LOC108660581 gene encoding pathogenesis-related protein 1-like: protein MMEVAKVFLALTCLMALALVLPSHAQDSPQDYLNAHNTARAAVGVGPMTWDNNVAAFAQNYANQHIGDCNLVHSGGPYGENLAMSSADLSGTNAVRMWVDEKADYDYSSNTCAPGKVCGHYTQVVWRSSVRLGCAKVRCSNGGTFIGCNYDPPGNFVGEKPY, encoded by the coding sequence atgaTGGAGGTTGCCAAGGTTTTCCTAGCTCTTACTTGTCTCATGGCCTTAGCCTTGGTCCTCCCCTCCCATGCCCAAGACTCCCCTCAAGACTACCTCAATGCTCACAACACGGCTCGTGCAGCGGTCGGTGTTGGCCCCATGACTTGGGACAACAACGTAGCTGCCTTTGCACAAAACTACGCCAATCAGCACATTGGCGATTGCAACCTCGTGCACTCCGGTGGACCTTATGGCGAGAACCTTGCAATGAGCAGCGCTGACCTTTCGGGAACCAACGCCGTGAGGATGTGGGTTGATGAGAAGGCCGACTATGATTACTCCTCTAACACTTGTGCACCAGGCAAGGTTTGCGGGCATTACACTCAGGTGGTTTGGCGCAGCTCGGTTCGTCTCGGTTGTGCTAAGGTAAGGTGCAGCAATGGTGGAACTTTCATCGGTTGCAACTATGACCCTCCAGGCAACTTCGTCGGGGAGAAACCTTACTGA
- the LOC18607287 gene encoding basic form of pathogenesis-related protein 1, whose translation MGLTKFSLAICLLASTLVHVSLAQNSPQDYLSVHDAARAQVGVGPMTWDPEVAAYAQEYANIRVADCGLVHSYGPYGENIAEASYALTGAEAVQMWVDEKPYYNYDANICVGGECLHYTQVVWRNSTRLGCARVECNSGWWFVTCNYDPPGNYVGERPY comes from the coding sequence ATGGGATTAACCAAATTTTCATTAGCAATTTGCCTATTAGCTTCAACTCTAGTTCACGTTTCCCTCGCCCAGAACTCCCCTCAAGACTACCTCAGCGTCCACGATGCAGCTCGTGCACAGGTTGGGGTCGGGCCGATGACTTGGGACCCCGAGGTTGCGGCCTACGCGCAGGAATACGCTAACATAAGGGTTGCAGACTGCGGCCTGGTTCATTCCTACGGACCCTACGGTGAAAACATTGCGGAAGCCTCCTACGCCTTGACTGGCGCGGAGGCGGTACAAATGTGGGTCGATGAGAAGCCTTACTACAACTACGATGCCAACATATGTGTTGGAGGAGAGTGCTTGCATTACACTCAGGTGGTTTGGCGAAACTCGACTCGACTTGGGTGTGCTAGAGTTGAGTGCAACAGTGGCTGGTGGTTCGTGACATGCAACTATGATCCTCCAGGGAACTACGTGGGAGAACGTCCTTACTAA
- the LOC108660577 gene encoding pathogenesis-related leaf protein 6-like produces the protein MVKMWVTKLFLATCFMTLTLVPFSLAQNSPQDLVNAHNAIRAKVGVGPLVWNHTVAAYAQNYANKRVGDCNLEHSYGPYGENLAEGYGNLNGVDALKMWASEKPDYNYASNSCNSGGDDCLHYTQVVWRKSVHLGCGRAKCENGWVFVICSYDPVGNIEGQRPY, from the coding sequence ATGGTGAAAATGTGGGTCACCAAGCTTTTCTTAGCCACATGCTTCATGACCCTGACGCTAGTTCCCTTCTCCCTAGCCCAAAATTCCCCCCAAGACTTGGTGAACGCACACAATGCGATTCGTGCCAAAGTCGGGGTCGGTCCGCTCGTCTGGAACCACACCGTGGCGGCTTACGCCCAAAATTACGCCAACAAAAGGGTTGGGGACTGCAACCTGGAGCATTCATATGGACCCTACGGTGAGAACCTCGCTGAAGGCTATGGCAACCTCAACGGCGTCGACGCCTTGAAAATGTGGGCTAGCGAGAAGCCTGACTATAACTACGCCTCCAACTCGTGCAATAGCGGTGGTGATGACTGCCTGCACTACACTCAGGTTGTCTGGCGCAAATCGGTTCACCTTGGGTGCGGCAGAGCTAAGTGTGAGAATGGTTGGGTTTTTGTTATTTGCAGCTATGATCCTGTTGGAAACATCGAGGGCCAACGCCCTTATTAA